In Macadamia integrifolia cultivar HAES 741 chromosome 5, SCU_Mint_v3, whole genome shotgun sequence, a single window of DNA contains:
- the LOC122079446 gene encoding uncharacterized protein LOC122079446, whose protein sequence is MGDASKREGAPDEFTRGHKTLSYFHSREERSTAPCCVIRARRRNEESSEVGSKERSEMVAISLYRGNLHRVPDVPRRWLMPTPRISVKDFRTLIRKRTKALSRLSAATAAVDATTSSDANPNSSPNPNPNANPKACSNPDSKQEEGVGDSGCSKQNHQSTETTQPQSQLTAVNCSVGLPSAGHARDQSEEDGDSRPEQIRAASDPLPSPASNLAVPDAGACTSKASQEEKPLSSVQLTVEVNGLDVPSDKEKRKLELEEKLQTLNEKKHNLVQMLKQILNAEEEMKKRTSMQASITRPSDPLQVNATAELGSVTRHAAPRMSSEANFGGDLEGEAEDVSNHSTQGRHLHRMRSTSPSAASPLRRPMYSPLQHNPVLNTNRASIGATVHTQPSTAPSMAVIASPSRFAPTAHQSHSANLATVSVSGTHYVASSPSPAGSGGTSVFRDARLTSPSWN, encoded by the exons ATGGGAGATGCCTCTAAGCGAGAAGGGGCGCCGGACGAATTCACGAGGGGACATAAAACATTGTCTTATTTTCATTCCCGAGAAGAGAGAAGCACTGCACCTTGTTGTGTGATCCGTGCACGGAGGAGGAACGAAGAGAGCTCTGAGGTCGGATCGAAGGAGAGATCAGAAATGGTTGCTATCTCACTTTACAGAGGGAACCTTCACAGGGTTCCCGATGTTCCCCGTCGATGGCTGATGCCAACTCCTCGCATTTCCGTCAAAGATTTCAGAACTCTCATCCGCAAGCGAACCAAAGCCCTTTCTCGCCTCTCAGCCGCCACCGCCGCCGTCGATGCCACTACCTCATCTGACGCTAACCCTAACTCtagccctaaccctaaccctaacgcTAACCCTAAAGCCTGCTCTAACCCCGATTCAAAGCAAGAGGAAGGCGTTGGAGACAGTGGCTGCTCCAAACAAAATCACCAATCTACTGAAACTACTCAGCCCCAATCCCAATTAACCGCGGTCAATTGTTCTGTTGGGCTGCCATCTGCTGGGCACGCTAGAGATCAAAGCGAAGAAGACGGTGATTCTCGTCCTGAACAAATCAGGGCTGCTTCCGATCCTCTTCCATCACCTGCTTCCAATCTTGCCGTACCAGATGCCGGTGCCTGTACCTCAAAAGCTTCGCAGGAGGAGAAGCCGTTGTCCTCGGTCCAACTCACCGTGGAG GTAAATGGTTTGGATGTACCAAGTgacaaagagaaaaggaaacttGAATTGGAGGAGAAGTTGCAAACTTTAAATGAGAAGAAGCACAATCTAGTACAAATGCTGAAGCAG ATTTTAAATGctgaggaggaaatgaagaagcgAACCAGTATGCAAGCATCAATTACTCGCCCTTCTGATCCTCTGCAAGTGAATGCTACAGCTGAATTGGGGTCAGTTACTAGGCATGCTGCTCCTAGGATGAGCTCTGAAGCTAATTTTGGTGGTGATCTAGAAGGAGAAGCTGAAGATGTTTCTAACCACAGTACACAAGGCCGCCATTTGCACCGCATGCGCAGCACATCTCCCTCTGCTGCTTCTCCTCTCAGAAGGCCCATGTATAGCCCTCTTCAACACAATCCA GTTCTGAACACCAATCGAGCAAGTATTGGAGCCACTGTTCATACCCAGCCTTCTACAGCCCCATCAATGGCCGTTATAGCAAGTCCATCACGTTTTGCTCCTACCGCACACCAAAGCCATTCTGCGAATTTGGCAACAGTGTCAGTGTCTGGAACACATTATGTTGCCTCGTCTCCTTCTCCTGCAGGATCAGGGGGTACATCAGTCTTTAGAGATGCTCGTTTGACCAGTCCTTCATGGAATTAG